Within the Arthrobacter sp. V1I7 genome, the region GACGACGGCGCCGTCCTGCACCACCGGGCCGGTCACAGTGCACCCTTGGTGGACGGGATGCCTTCAACGCGGGGATCCGGTTCGACGGCGGAACGCAGCGCACGGGCGAAGGCCTTGAACTGGGCTTCGACGATGTGGTGGGGGTCCCGGCCGGCCGTGACGTTCATGTGCAGGCAGATCCCGGCGTGCAAGGTGATGGCCTCGAAGACGTGCCGGGTCAGGGACCCGGTGAAGTGTCCGCCGATCAGGTGGTACTCCTGGCCTGCCGGTTCGCCGGCGTGGACGAGGTAGGGCCGGCCGGAGACGTCGACGACGGCGTGCGCCAGGGCTTCGTCCAGGGGGACCGTCGCCTCACCGAAGCGGCGGATGCCGGCCTTGTTGCCCAGTGCCGTGCGCAGCACCTCGCCGAAGGTAATGGCGACGTCCTCGACGGTGTGGTGCACATCGATGTGCGTATCGCCCGTCGCCTTGACCGTCATGTCGATCAGGGAGTGCTTGCTCAACGCCGTCAGCATATGGTCATAGAAGGGAACCGACGTGCTGATCTCCGAGACGCCGGTACCGTCCAGGTTGATCTCGACCAGCACGGATGACTCGCTGGTGGTCCGTTCCATGCGTGCGGTCCGGCCCTCGGCAGCAGTTGATCCGGTGTTGCTCATGTGGGGGTGTCCTTTGGTGATGAAGGCGGTGCTGGGCGTTCTGGCGACGTTCTTGTCCCGAAGTTAAGTCTAGGCCCGCTGGTTCGTCGGGCCGCTCAGGATCCGTTCGAGGGCCTCAAGGAAGGCTGTGGTTTCCGTCTCAGTGCCGGCCGTGACACGCAGGTGGCCGGGAATACCGACGTCGCGGATGAGTACCCCGGCGTCCAGCAGCCCCTGCCAGACAGAGTGCGGGTTCGCGAGACCGCCGAAGAAGACGAAGTTCGAATCCGAGGCGGCGGGCTTGAGCCCCATCCGCTGCAGTTCGGAGACGATCCTGTCCCGCTGGCGCTTGATGTCCTCAACGTCGGCCATGAGCGCAACGCGGTGGTGCAGCGCGGCGAGGGCGGTTGCCTGCGTGATGGCGGAGAGGTGGTACGGAAGCCGGACCAGCCGAAGGGCGTCCGTTACTTCCGGGGCTGCCGCCATATAGCCCAGGCGGGCGCCGGCGAGGGCGAAGGCCTTGCTCATGGTGCGCGAGACGATCAGACGTTCCCGGCCCGGCAGCAACGTCAGTGCGCTCGGCGTTCCGTCGTGGGCGAACTCGTGGTAGGCCTCGTCGACGATCACGATGGTCTGGCTGGCCTCCCCCGCCTCGTACACTGCCTCCACGACGTCGAGGCCGAGGTCCGTGCCGGTGGGATTGTTCGGGGAGCACAGGAAGACGATGTTCGGCTGAAGTTCTCGGACCTGGCGGGCAGCCGATTCTGCACTCAGGCCGTAGCCGTCCGCCCGCAGCCCCGCGATGTACTCCGTGTCCGTCCCCGCGGCGAGCAGGGGGTACATGGAGTATGTGGGCGGAAAGCCCAGGGCGGCGCGTCCCGGCCCGCCGAACGCCTGGAGAATCTGCTGGAGTACCTCGTTGGAGCCGTTGGCTGCCCAGATGCTGTCCGCGCCAAGTCCGTGGCCGAGGTACTCCGCCAGGGCTTTGCGCAGTTCGGTGAACTCGCGGTCCGGGTACCGGTTCAGGCCGGCCGCAGCCTCCGTCACGGCCCCGGAGATGGCTGCGCGGACGTCTGCGGGGACGCCGTGCGTGTTCTCGTTGACGTTGAGCAGGATGGGGACGTCCAGCTGGGGCGCCCCATAGGGGATCATGCCCCGCAGATTGGTCCGGAGGGGAAGTCGGTTCAGGCGCTCTAACTGGTCAGTCACTGGCCTAGTTTAAGTGAGGCTGCGGCGGGGCCTGAAACTGTGACGCCCGGCGCCCGGGCTTCCGCCCCTCGAACCGGCGGGCAGCGCCTGGGCCGGAGCGCTACTTGGCCGGGACGAACAGCGTCTGCCCGGGCAGCACGCGGGCGGCCTCAAGGTTGTTGAGCTGGACGATGTCGGCGACCACGTCGCGGGGGTCGCGTTCAGGTGCGACGGATCCGGCGATGGCCCACAGCGAATCTCCGGGTTGCACCGTAACGGAGACGGTCGGAGTCAGTGACAGCTCCGCAGCCGATTCTGAGGCTTTGGCGGGAGCGTTCAAGAAGCCGCTGAACGACAGGACAAATGCGGCCAACAGGATCAGCGGCAGGCCGAAGAAGACGAACCGTCCCCGACGGGTCAACCGCAGCGGCGCCGGCCGGGCACCGCCCGCGCGGCCGGCCGAAGCGGTGCCGCCGGCCGAAGCCGTGCGGCCGTCCGAAGCGGCGGGAACGGGGCGGCCGTATTCGCCGGATGCGTTCCGGCCAAAAGTGTCGTGAAACGCGCTTGAAGCTGACATGAACTGAGCCCTCCTGGACCATACTGTGCCGCCCGGCGTACTCCACGTACCTGCCGCCAACCGGCTTAACCTTCGAACGTAGACCCGAACGCCCTGCTGGGATCGAAACCGGAGCTTTCATCCGGACCAGCGACATTCGAACACATATTCGAACTTCTCCTGTCCAGTTTTAGCACCTAATAACGAACATTGTCGAGACTCGCTAGAACAAATGTTTGAAAAAGCTGCATGGCTGGCCTACGTTTGAGGAACAGGACAACACTTCTGCAGCCGATCATCAGTAGTTGATCAGCAGGGTCTGACATTCAGGCCGGAGGGTCCCGGTAGCTGCAGCCACGGCAGCCGGGCGGAATGAAAGGCAATGGCACATATGGCAGCACAAGCCACCGGCGGCAGGGCATCGCAGCGGAGCCCGCAGTCAGCCAGGCCGCCCAAGAGCCTCACCGTCCGGCAGAAGAAAATCCTGGAAACCATCCAGCGTTCGGTGGCGGACAACGGCTACCCGCCTTCAATGCGCGAGATTGGCGACATTGTCGGTCTGGCGAGCCTGTCCAGCGTGACCCATCAGCTTTCCCAGCTGGAGAAGCTCGGCTACCTGCGCCGCGATCCCAAGCGGCCGCGCGCCATGGAGGTCCTCATGCCGCTGACCCTGGATGAGGGCAGCATAAAGGTGTCCGGAGTGGAGAAGTCCAGCGGTCTGCGTGCCGTCGGCGGGCTCTCCGTCTCGGAGCTTGCCAGCGCCACGGATACCGCGATGGTGCCGCTCGTGGGCCGCATCGCGGCCGGCGGTCCGATCCTCGCGGACCAGGTCGTGGAGGACGTGATGCCGTTGCCGCGCCAACTGGTGGGCCACGGAGAGCTCTTCATGCTGAGGGTGGCGGGCGACTCGATGATCGATGCCGCCATCTGCGACGGCGACTGGGTGGTCGTGCGCAGGCAGGGCGACGCCGTCAACGGTGACATTGTTGCCGCGCTGCTCGACGACGAAGCGACCGTAAAGACCTTCCGCCAGCGCGACGGCCACACCTGGTTGTTGCCGCAGAACACGCAATACGAGCCGATCCTCGGCGACCACGCCGTCATCATGGGCAAGGTCGTCTCGGTCCTGCGCTCCCTCTGACAGCTGCGGTCAGGAACACCTGGGATCGCCAATGCCTGAAGCAATGGTCCGCGCCGGCATCCGGACGCGGACCTTTGCGTACCAGGCCCCCGCCCTACTCCCCTGCCCTACCTGACGGCCTGGGCCGACGCCTGGGAGAGCCGTGCCAGTGCCGCGACGGCGACTGCCGGATCGGTGGTCGGCCAGAACGGCGGCAGGGCTGCCCGGAGGAATCCGCCGTAACGTTCCGTGGACAGCCGTGAGTCCAGCACCGCCACCACGCCCTTGTCCGTCGTCGTGCGGATCAGCCGGCCGGCCCCCTGGGCCAGCCGGATCGCGGCGTGGGTGGCCGAAACACTCATGAAGCCGTTGCCGCCGGACTGGGCCACGGCCCGGGAGCGCGCCGTCATGAGCGGGTCATCCGGCCTGGGAAACGGGATCCTGTCGATGACCACGAGCCGGCAGGAGTCCCCGGGGACGTCGACGCCCTGCCACAGGGACATGGTGCCGAAGAGGCAGGTGTCCGGTTCATCGGCGAACTGGCGCACGAGCGCCGTCATGGTCGAATCCCCCTGGCACAGGATGCTCATGTCCAGCCGGCGTCGCATCGCTTCGGCGGCCTCCTCGGCAGCGCGCCGGGATGAGAAGAGGCACAGGGCCCCGCCGCCGGAAGCGCGGATCAGTTTTTCAAGCTCGTCGAGTGCTTCCGGGGAAGTGCCTCGACCGGGTTTGGGCAGGTGCTTGGCGACGTAGAGGATGCCCTGCTTGGGGTACTCGAAAGGCGAGCCGACGTCGACTCCGGTCCAGCTGGGCGCGCCGGGGCCGACCAGGCCGAGGCCGCCGGCGGCCGGTTCGAAAGCCGAGCCGATCGCCAGGGTGGCCGAGGTCAGGATGACCGTGTGCTCCGCGAAGAGTCCCTCGCGGAGCCGTCCGGCGACGCTCAGCGGGGCCACGTTGATCAGGGCAGGTGCCGTCTCGTCCGGCTGGGAATACCCCTGGGCGGGGTCGAAGGTGCTGTTCCGGGAGAACCAGACCACCTCGCGGTTTTCCCGGGCGGCAAGGAGCCGCTCGCAGAGTTCCAGGATGACCATGAGGCGGGAGCGCGCGAGCTGACGCCCGCCGTCGGCGGTGTTGGCGCTGTCGCCCTTGGAATCGGAGAGCGCGGCCCGGCAGGCGTCACGCAGCTGGTCCACGCAGTCCAGCTGCTCGCTGTTGAGGCCGTTGGGCATCAACCCGCTGGGGACGCCTTCAATGGCCAGTTCAAGGTTGGAAGCGGCGTTGTTGAGGGCGTCCACGGTGATGGCGGTGTGCTTCCGGGCGCCGGACGCGGCGACATGCACCATCGCCACTGAGAGCTGGCCGGACACCGCGCCGGTGACGCGGTCCTGAAGTTCGTGCGCCTCGTCCACCACCACGACGTCGTACTCGGGCAGCACGGCGAGGCCTTCGAAGGCGCTGACGGCCAGCATGGCGTGGTTGGTGACGACGACGTCGGCGTCGGCGGCGTTCTGCCGGGCCAGTTCACTGAAGCATTCGGCCGCGAGGGGGCATTTCTGCGAGCCGAGGCATTCCATGGAAGTGACGGAGACCTGGCGCCAGGCACGGTCCGTCACGCCGGGCATAAGCTCGTCGCGGTCCCCGGTGGTGGTCTCCTCGGCCCATTCCCGAAGCCGGACGACTTCCTTGCCAAGCTGGGAGGACGGGCCGCCCATCGCCGCGGCGAAGTGCGGCACGGACGTGTCCTCCCCGAGGGAGAACAGCTGGCCCTCGGAGGGTTCTTCGGAGGGGAAGCCGCCCTCGAGCTTGTGGCGGCAGACGTAATTGGCGCGGCCTTTGACGAGGGCCACCTTGACCGGGCGCTCCAGGGCAGGGGTGATGGTCTTGAGCAGCCGGGGCAGGTCGCGGCCCACGATCTGGGTCTGCAGGGCCAGGGTCGCGGTGGAAACGAGGGTGGGTTTGTCACTGACCAGGGAATGCGCGATCAGCGGGATCAGGTAGGCCAGGGACTTGCCGGTGCCGGTGCCGGCCTGGACCAGGAGATGGTCGCCGGTGTCGATGGCGTGGGCCACCTGGCGGGCCATTTCGTGCTGGCCGGTGCGGCTCTGGCCGCCCATGCCGGACACCGCCCGGTCGAGCAGTTCGATCACGAACTCCTCGCCGGCCGGGCCGCCTTTTCCGGCCGGGTCCTTGCCTGCCGGACCCTCAGCCGCGGGGTCCGCTCCGCCGGAGGGATCCCTTTCGGGGACCTCCTCCGGCGGACCCTGCTCAGCCGCGCGGCCCTTGGCCGCAGCGTCCGCAGCCGGACGGTGCTCGCCGGTGTCCCCCTCGGTTGCCGCTGGTTCAGTCATTGCTGATGAACGAGTCCAGTTCGGCGGCCAAACCCTCGCGCACCATCACGACGGCGCGCGTGCCGGTCTCCTCGTGGTCGAGGCTGAGGATCTCCGCGTCAGTCTCGTGGAGTTTGCTGAGCAGGTCCCCGCGGTTGTAGGGGATCATCAGTTCCAGCTTCACACTGGGCCGCGGGATGCCTTCGCTGATGGCCTTGAGCAGTTCCGGAATGCCCTCTCCGGTCCGGGCCGATACCACAACGTGGCGCGGTTCGCGCTGCTTGAGCCGTTCAATCACGAACGGGTCCGCAGCATCGGCCTTGTTCAGGACGATGATTTCCGGCACCTTGCGTGCATCGACCTCGCTGAACACCGAGCGGACGGCCGCAATCTGGCCCTCCGGGTCCGGGTGGGAGACGTCGACGACGTGCAGGATCAGGTCCGAGTCCGCGACCTCCTCCAGGGTGGAGCGGAAGGCCTCCACGAGCTGCGTGGGCAGCGAGCGGACAAATCCCACCGTGTCGGCGAGTGTGTAGCCCAGCCCATCCGCGGTTTCTGCCTTGCGGACCGTCGGGTCCAGGGTTGCGAACAGGGCGTTCTCCACCAGCACACCGGCGTCGGTCAGCCGGTTCAGCAGTGAGGACTTGCCGGCGTTCGTGTATCCGGCGATCGCCACCGACGGCACGGCATTACGACGGCGGTTGGCGCGCTTGGTTTCCCGGGCCGGCTTCATCGCGGCAATTTCGCGCCGCAGCTTGGCCATCCGGGTACGGATCCGGCGGCGGTCCAGTTCGATCTTGGTTTCACCGGGACCACGCGAGCCCATGCCGGCACCGGCACCGCCCACCTGTCCACCGGCCTGTCGGGACATTGATTCACCCCAGCCGCGCAGGCGCGGGAGGAGGTATTCGAGCTGGGCCAGTTCGACCTGGGCCTTGCCCTCGCGGCTCTTGGCGTGCTGGGCGAAGATGTCCAGGATCAGGGCCGTACGGTCAATCACCTTGACCTTGACGATGTCTTCCAGGGCACGCCGCTGTGAAGGTGCCAGTTCGGCGTCGACCACGACGGTGTCCGCGCCCGTGGACATCACGATGTCCTTCAGTTCCTGGGCCTTGCCGGACCCGAGGAAGGTGCCGGGGTCGGGCTTGGCCCGGCGCTGGACGATCCCGTCAAGGACTTCCGAGCCGGCGGTTTCGGCCAGGGCTGCGAGCTCGCGGAGGGAGTTTTCCGCATCGGCCAGCGTGCCTTCGCTCCAGAGGCCGGCCAGCACAACACGCTCCAGGCGGAGCTGCCGGTATTCGACTTCGGTGACGTCTTCGAGTTCGGTGGACAGGCCGGCGGTGCGGCGCAAAGCGTGCCGTTCCGCGAGATCCTGCTGATCGCCGTCGTGATTGCGGTAGTCCTCGTCCAGCCCGGAGATGGCCTGGGCCTTGCCGAGCACCGACTGGGGCTCGTCGGCAGCAGGGGCAGCGCTCCGGGCAGGGGTGTCCTTGGAGAGGATCCGGTCGATGACAGCCTGGATTTCCGCAGGACTCATGTCCTGGGCGGCTGGATCGGATCCGGTGTTGGGCTGACTGGTCATGGTCTCCTTTGAAGGTTCGGCAATTTCAGAATAGTGCGGATTCGAAGTCTGCGGGGCGGTATTCGCGCTGGGCTGACGACTATTGGTCATTCGGGTCTCCTGGATGCCGGCGGCAGCGATGGTGCCGGCAAAGGTGGGCTCCGCTCGGGAGCGGTGAACAGCGAAGTTGGAAAATGAAGGAAGAAACAGGGCGGACGTCGCCGGACTGTGGAATGGACAGTCTCGGGGCTGTCCGCTGAGCTGGACTCAGATGAGCACTGCTGGACTCCAAGGGATCGGGCGCCAATGGGGACTCCTGCAAGGAGCACCAGTGGGGTGGCGCGCTGAGCGGAAGGTAGGTACCTGCGTCGCTGCGGGGACGGGACTTAACCCGTGCCGGCTACTTGAAGTTCAAGAACATGTGTTTAAGACTAGCAGACGGGAATTCTCCCTTGGACCGGCCGGACGGCACCGGACGGGAGAGCTTGCCCACCGGTTTCCCATCGGTTTCCCATCGGTTTCCCATACAAGCCGAGAGCCAACTAATCTGGCCAGTTATGGAGTCTGCACACTATTTCAGCGCCCAGCCGGCCGGGCCCTTCACCCGCAAGCCATTGACCGTGGAGCTGGCGGGCGAGACACGCCACCTGCAGACGTCCTCGGGCATCTTCAGCCCGGACGGCATTGACAAGGGAACGGCCGTCCTGCTGGCCGAAGCGCCCGCCCCGGCGGCACAGGGAAACCTTCTGGACATCGGCTGCGGCTGGGGCCCGATCGCGCTGACCCTTGCGCTGCGCGCACCGGACACGCGCGTCTACGCCGTCGACGTCAACGAGCGCTGCGTGACCCTGACGAACGAGAACGCGCACCTCCTGGGGCTGGGAAATGTCACCGCCAGCACGCCCGACGCCGTTGATCCGGAGTTGCGCTTCGACACCATCTGGTCCAACCCGCCCATCCGGATCGGCAAGGATGAGCTACACGCCCTGCTGCTCCGGTGG harbors:
- the hisB gene encoding imidazoleglycerol-phosphate dehydratase HisB, with product MSNTGSTAAEGRTARMERTTSESSVLVEINLDGTGVSEISTSVPFYDHMLTALSKHSLIDMTVKATGDTHIDVHHTVEDVAITFGEVLRTALGNKAGIRRFGEATVPLDEALAHAVVDVSGRPYLVHAGEPAGQEYHLIGGHFTGSLTRHVFEAITLHAGICLHMNVTAGRDPHHIVEAQFKAFARALRSAVEPDPRVEGIPSTKGAL
- a CDS encoding LysM peptidoglycan-binding domain-containing protein, with translation MSASSAFHDTFGRNASGEYGRPVPAASDGRTASAGGTASAGRAGGARPAPLRLTRRGRFVFFGLPLILLAAFVLSFSGFLNAPAKASESAAELSLTPTVSVTVQPGDSLWAIAGSVAPERDPRDVVADIVQLNNLEAARVLPGQTLFVPAK
- the hflX gene encoding GTPase HflX, whose product is MTSQPNTGSDPAAQDMSPAEIQAVIDRILSKDTPARSAAPAADEPQSVLGKAQAISGLDEDYRNHDGDQQDLAERHALRRTAGLSTELEDVTEVEYRQLRLERVVLAGLWSEGTLADAENSLRELAALAETAGSEVLDGIVQRRAKPDPGTFLGSGKAQELKDIVMSTGADTVVVDAELAPSQRRALEDIVKVKVIDRTALILDIFAQHAKSREGKAQVELAQLEYLLPRLRGWGESMSRQAGGQVGGAGAGMGSRGPGETKIELDRRRIRTRMAKLRREIAAMKPARETKRANRRRNAVPSVAIAGYTNAGKSSLLNRLTDAGVLVENALFATLDPTVRKAETADGLGYTLADTVGFVRSLPTQLVEAFRSTLEEVADSDLILHVVDVSHPDPEGQIAAVRSVFSEVDARKVPEIIVLNKADAADPFVIERLKQREPRHVVVSARTGEGIPELLKAISEGIPRPSVKLELMIPYNRGDLLSKLHETDAEILSLDHEETGTRAVVMVREGLAAELDSFISND
- a CDS encoding histidinol-phosphate transaminase, whose amino-acid sequence is MTDQLERLNRLPLRTNLRGMIPYGAPQLDVPILLNVNENTHGVPADVRAAISGAVTEAAAGLNRYPDREFTELRKALAEYLGHGLGADSIWAANGSNEVLQQILQAFGGPGRAALGFPPTYSMYPLLAAGTDTEYIAGLRADGYGLSAESAARQVRELQPNIVFLCSPNNPTGTDLGLDVVEAVYEAGEASQTIVIVDEAYHEFAHDGTPSALTLLPGRERLIVSRTMSKAFALAGARLGYMAAAPEVTDALRLVRLPYHLSAITQATALAALHHRVALMADVEDIKRQRDRIVSELQRMGLKPAASDSNFVFFGGLANPHSVWQGLLDAGVLIRDVGIPGHLRVTAGTETETTAFLEALERILSGPTNQRA
- a CDS encoding ATP-dependent DNA helicase translates to MTEPAATEGDTGEHRPAADAAAKGRAAEQGPPEEVPERDPSGGADPAAEGPAGKDPAGKGGPAGEEFVIELLDRAVSGMGGQSRTGQHEMARQVAHAIDTGDHLLVQAGTGTGKSLAYLIPLIAHSLVSDKPTLVSTATLALQTQIVGRDLPRLLKTITPALERPVKVALVKGRANYVCRHKLEGGFPSEEPSEGQLFSLGEDTSVPHFAAAMGGPSSQLGKEVVRLREWAEETTTGDRDELMPGVTDRAWRQVSVTSMECLGSQKCPLAAECFSELARQNAADADVVVTNHAMLAVSAFEGLAVLPEYDVVVVDEAHELQDRVTGAVSGQLSVAMVHVAASGARKHTAITVDALNNAASNLELAIEGVPSGLMPNGLNSEQLDCVDQLRDACRAALSDSKGDSANTADGGRQLARSRLMVILELCERLLAARENREVVWFSRNSTFDPAQGYSQPDETAPALINVAPLSVAGRLREGLFAEHTVILTSATLAIGSAFEPAAGGLGLVGPGAPSWTGVDVGSPFEYPKQGILYVAKHLPKPGRGTSPEALDELEKLIRASGGGALCLFSSRRAAEEAAEAMRRRLDMSILCQGDSTMTALVRQFADEPDTCLFGTMSLWQGVDVPGDSCRLVVIDRIPFPRPDDPLMTARSRAVAQSGGNGFMSVSATHAAIRLAQGAGRLIRTTTDKGVVAVLDSRLSTERYGGFLRAALPPFWPTTDPAVAVAALARLSQASAQAVR
- a CDS encoding class I SAM-dependent methyltransferase, whose protein sequence is MESAHYFSAQPAGPFTRKPLTVELAGETRHLQTSSGIFSPDGIDKGTAVLLAEAPAPAAQGNLLDIGCGWGPIALTLALRAPDTRVYAVDVNERCVTLTNENAHLLGLGNVTASTPDAVDPELRFDTIWSNPPIRIGKDELHALLLRWLPRLAPGGSAWLVVQKNLGSDSLQRWLAAELDDSFTVTRESTSKSFRILRVRKASH
- the lexA gene encoding transcriptional repressor LexA, which codes for MAAQATGGRASQRSPQSARPPKSLTVRQKKILETIQRSVADNGYPPSMREIGDIVGLASLSSVTHQLSQLEKLGYLRRDPKRPRAMEVLMPLTLDEGSIKVSGVEKSSGLRAVGGLSVSELASATDTAMVPLVGRIAAGGPILADQVVEDVMPLPRQLVGHGELFMLRVAGDSMIDAAICDGDWVVVRRQGDAVNGDIVAALLDDEATVKTFRQRDGHTWLLPQNTQYEPILGDHAVIMGKVVSVLRSL